A window of Vulpes lagopus strain Blue_001 chromosome 21, ASM1834538v1, whole genome shotgun sequence contains these coding sequences:
- the GNB3 gene encoding guanine nucleotide-binding protein G(I)/G(S)/G(T) subunit beta-3 isoform X1, producing MHPPSSLCPSAPPLMSAFPQDARKACADITLAELVSGLEVVGRVQMRTRRTLRGHLAKIYAMHWATDSKLLVSASQDGKLIVWDTYTTNKVHAIPLRSSWVMTCAYAPSGNFVACGGLDNMCSIYSLKSREGNVKVSRELSAHTGYLSCCRFLDDNNIVTSSGDTTCALWDIETGQQKTVFVGHTGDCMSLAVSPDFKLFISGACDASAKLWDVREGTCRQTFTGHESDINAICFFPNGEAICTGSDDASCRLFDLRADQELTAYSHESIICGITSVAFSLSGRLLFAGYDDFNCNIWDSMKGERVGILSGHDNRVSCLGVTADGMAVATGSWDSFLKVWN from the exons CTGGTGTCAGGCCTAGAGGTTGTAGGAAGAGTCCAGATGCGGACACGGCGGACGTTAAGGGGACACCTAGCCAAGATCTATGCCATGCACTGGGCCACCGATTCCAA GCTGCTGGTAAGTGCCTCGCAAGATGGGAAGCTGATCGTGTGGGACACCTATACCACCAATAAG GTGCATGCTATCCCACTGCGCTCCTCTTGGGTCATGACCTGTGCCTATGCACCATCAGGGAACTTTGTAGCATGTGGGGGGCTGGACAACATGTGCTCCATCTACAGCCTCAAATCCCGTGAGGGTAATGTCAAGGTCAGCCGGGAGCTGTCTGCTCACACAG gATATCTCTCCTGCTGCCGCTTCCTGGATGACAACAACATTGTGACCAGCTCTGGGGACACCACTTG TGCTCTGTGGGATATCGAGACTGGGCAGCAAAAGACGGTGTTTGTGGGACACACGGGGGATTGCATGAGTCTGGCTGTGTCTCCTGACTTCAAACTCTTCATTTCGGGGGCCTGTGATGCCAGCGCCAAGCTCTGGGATGTGCGGGAGGGGACCTGCCGGCAGACTTTCACTGGCCATGAGTCCGACATCAATGCTATCTGT TTTTTCCCCAACGGAGAGGCCATCTGCACAGGCTCGGACGATGCCTCCTGCCGCCTGTTTGACCTGCGGGCTGACCAGGAGCTGACTGCCTACTCCCACGAGAGCATCATCTGTGGCATCACATCTGTGGCCTTCTCCCTCAGCGGCCGCCTGCTCTTTGCAGGCTACGACGACTTCAATTGCAACATCTGGGACTCCATGAAGGGCGAGCGAGTGG gcATCCTCTCTGGCCATGACAACAGAGTCAGCTGCCTAGGGGTCACAGCTGATGGGATGGCTGTGGCCACTGGCTCCTGGGACAGCTTCCTCAAAGTCTGGAACTAA
- the GNB3 gene encoding guanine nucleotide-binding protein G(I)/G(S)/G(T) subunit beta-3 isoform X2, protein MGEMEQLRQEAEQLKKQIADARKACADITLAELVSGLEVVGRVQMRTRRTLRGHLAKIYAMHWATDSKLLVSASQDGKLIVWDTYTTNKVHAIPLRSSWVMTCAYAPSGNFVACGGLDNMCSIYSLKSREGNVKVSRELSAHTGYLSCCRFLDDNNIVTSSGDTTCALWDIETGQQKTVFVGHTGDCMSLAVSPDFKLFISGACDASAKLWDVREGTCRQTFTGHESDINAICFFPNGEAICTGSDDASCRLFDLRADQELTAYSHESIICGITSVAFSLSGRLLFAGYDDFNCNIWDSMKGERVGILSGHDNRVSCLGVTADGMAVATGSWDSFLKVWN, encoded by the exons CTGGTGTCAGGCCTAGAGGTTGTAGGAAGAGTCCAGATGCGGACACGGCGGACGTTAAGGGGACACCTAGCCAAGATCTATGCCATGCACTGGGCCACCGATTCCAA GCTGCTGGTAAGTGCCTCGCAAGATGGGAAGCTGATCGTGTGGGACACCTATACCACCAATAAG GTGCATGCTATCCCACTGCGCTCCTCTTGGGTCATGACCTGTGCCTATGCACCATCAGGGAACTTTGTAGCATGTGGGGGGCTGGACAACATGTGCTCCATCTACAGCCTCAAATCCCGTGAGGGTAATGTCAAGGTCAGCCGGGAGCTGTCTGCTCACACAG gATATCTCTCCTGCTGCCGCTTCCTGGATGACAACAACATTGTGACCAGCTCTGGGGACACCACTTG TGCTCTGTGGGATATCGAGACTGGGCAGCAAAAGACGGTGTTTGTGGGACACACGGGGGATTGCATGAGTCTGGCTGTGTCTCCTGACTTCAAACTCTTCATTTCGGGGGCCTGTGATGCCAGCGCCAAGCTCTGGGATGTGCGGGAGGGGACCTGCCGGCAGACTTTCACTGGCCATGAGTCCGACATCAATGCTATCTGT TTTTTCCCCAACGGAGAGGCCATCTGCACAGGCTCGGACGATGCCTCCTGCCGCCTGTTTGACCTGCGGGCTGACCAGGAGCTGACTGCCTACTCCCACGAGAGCATCATCTGTGGCATCACATCTGTGGCCTTCTCCCTCAGCGGCCGCCTGCTCTTTGCAGGCTACGACGACTTCAATTGCAACATCTGGGACTCCATGAAGGGCGAGCGAGTGG gcATCCTCTCTGGCCATGACAACAGAGTCAGCTGCCTAGGGGTCACAGCTGATGGGATGGCTGTGGCCACTGGCTCCTGGGACAGCTTCCTCAAAGTCTGGAACTAA